ATGAGACCCATCCGCCGAAGTATGCCCTTTGCCGCCGCGGGCCTCCTCGCCCTCTCCCTCGCGGCAGTCGTGGGCCCCTCGGGCCCGGCATCGGCCGCACCGACGGACGCCGCGTTCAACAACGGCACCGGTGCGCTCAACGTCAACTACGCCGGCTACATGTCCAAACACGACATCGTCTACAACCGGCCGAACACCAACCCGCTGCACGGGCTGACCGTCGGCAACGGCCGCACCGGCGCCATGGTGTGGCAGCAGAACGGCCTCTCGATGCAGGTGTCCGGTGTGGACCTGGCACAGCAGTCCACGTACGCGGCCGGCATCGTCAACCTCTTCAGCAACCCGCAGCTGGACTCCGGCTACACCACGTACCAGCAGCGCCTGTCACTCTACGACGGCACGCTGACGACCAGGTACGACGGCAACCGCACGGTGACCATCATGGGCTCGCCCAACTCCGAGGTGATGGGCATCCACGTGGAGGACACCCGTCCCGGTGTGAGCAGCGTCGGGCTGGACCTGAGCCTGTGGGACCCCAACACCGTGCAGAACATCGCGGACGTGCCCAACCTGCAGACGTGGCGCACGGTCAGCACGTTCGCCGACGCGGCGGGCGTGGGGCTGAGCCGCGGCCAGGCCGACCCCAACAACTTCGGGTACACGCTCGCGGCCACTGTGGAAGGTGCGAGCTACACCTCGCAGGTGGTCAACGGCACCCGCGTGCGGCTGAACATCACGCCCACGTCGAGCTACACGATCTGGTTCACCGCGGCCAGCCGCATCAACTCCCCCGGCCTCAACTCGGTGACGCAGGCCCGCAACCAGCTCGCCGCCGTCAAGAGCACCGGGTACAACACGACGCTCAACAACTACCGCAACTGGTGGCACAACTTCTGGGCCAGGTCGTTCGTGCAGTACTCCAACGCGGGCGGCGACGCCGACTACCTGGAGAACGCCTACTACCTGGCCACGTACATGATCGCGGCGGGTGGCCACGGCAACTACCCGCTGCACTTCATCAACGGCGTCTTCCGCGCCACCCAGGACAACTCCAAGTGGAGCAACGGGTACTGGTACTGGAACCAGCGGGACGTCTACAACTCGTTCCTGGCGTCCAACCACGTCGACCTGATATCCACGTTCAACCGCCTCTACAGCCGCAACTACAACGCGCTCAAGGCGTACACGCAGACGCGGTACGGCATCGACGGGCTGTGGGTACCGGAGACGATGGGCTGGGACGGCAACGCCCGCGGCACCATCAACAGCGACTACGTCAACGACACGATGTCGACCGGCACCGAGGCCGCGTACAACATGTACCTGCAGTACCGGTACACCAACGACACCGCCTACCTGCGTGACGTGGCGTACCCGTACATGCGTGAAGCGGTCAAGTTCTACCAGCGCAAGCTCTCCGTCGACGGCAGCGGCCGCTACTACATGGCCAGCTCGAACGCGCACGAGACGTACTGGGACGTGCGCAACGCCATCACCGACCTCGCCGCCGTGCGGCTGCTCTTCCCGCTGACCATCCAGGTGAGCACGCAGCTCGGGCTCGACAGTGGACTGCGCGCCGGCTGGCAGAACGTGGTGAACAACCTCGCGCCGTACCAGATCCAGAACGGCGCGTACCTGCCGCACGACCCGCCCTCGTCGCCGACCCGCAACGGCGAGAACGTGGCGCTCGAGCTCGTCTGGCCGTACGACCAGACCGGCATCGGCTACCCCGACTACCAGACCGCGGTGAACACCTGGAACGTGCGGCCCTTCCCGTACGGCAACGTGTGGGCCAACGACCACGTGCACGCCGCCCGGCTCGGTCTCGGGCAGCAGGCGTTCCAGGGCATGCGGACGATGCTCCAGAAGTACCAGAACTACCCCAACGGCATGACCAACAACACCAACGGGGTCTTCGAGTACCTGGGCATCCACCTCGCCGCGATGAACGAGTCGCTGATGCAGTCGTACAACGACAAGATCCGGGTCTTCCCCGCGATCCCGAGCGACTCCTCGTTCAACGGCAAGTTCACGCTCCTGGCCAAGGACGGCTTCCTCGTCAGCTCGGAGCGGGAGGCGAGCGAGACCAAGTACGTCGGGCTGCGCAGCCTGCACGGCAAGCAGGCGCGGGTGGTCAACCCGTGGGGCACCCAGGAGATCCGGGTGCGCCGCACGTCGGACAACGCGATCCTCGCCACCACCACGGCCAACGAGGTGACCTTCGCGACAGCGGCCAACACCGTGTACGTGGTCGAGCGCACCGCCAAGCCGCTGACCAGCTACTCAGCCACGACGCTGAGCGGCTCGGCCAACCAGGGCGTCAAGTCCCTCAGCGGTACCGCCTCCACGCTCGGCATCGGCACGCCGGGCGGCGGCGGCCCCGGACCGTCCACTCAGGTCAGTCTCCGCTCACGGGCGAACAACATGTACGTGCAGGCGGGAAGTGGCGGCGCCGGCCCGCTGCAGGCCAGCGTGACCGCGATCGGGCTCTGGGAGCAGTTCGACATGATGGACCTCGGTGGCGGCAACATCGCGCTCCGGGCCCGGGTCAACAACCAGCTCGTCAGCGCGGACAACGCCGGCGCCAACCCGCTGATCGCCAACAAGGCGGCGGTCGGGTCGTGGGAAACGTTCGCCCTGATCCGCAACTCGGACGGCACGGTCAGCCTGCGCGCGCAGGTCAACAACATGTACGTCTGCGCCGAGAACGCAGGTGCCGCCCCGCTCATCGCGAACCGGACGGCCATCGGGCCGTGGGAGAAGTTCGACCTCATCACGAGCTGACCACCGCACCCCACCAGCCCGGCCGGCCGCTGTGCCCAGCGGCCGGCCGGGCCCCCAAGCCTGGAGTACGCCATGCCCTTCACGCGTCGATGGCGCGCGCTCGCGATGGCCGCACTGACCGCGCTGGTCGTCGTCCCGGCACAGCCCGCGGCCGCCGCACCACCCCCGACGAGCGGCTTCGAGAAGGTACGCCTGGACGGCGGCCTGTCGATGGGCGAGCCGATCGAGCTCGCCGTCCTCCCCGACCACAAGGTCCTCTACATCAACCGCGGCACGAGCGCCGGCGGCGGCCAGGTGCGCCTGTACAACCCGGCCACCCGCACCACATCCGTCGCGCTGACCCTGCAGCTGGACGCCCGCTTCGAGGACGGGCTGATCGGCATCACGATCCACCCGCAGTTCGCCACCAACCGGTGGGTCTACATCTTCTACTCCCCCGCCGTGACGCCGCTGGTGAACCGGATCTCGCGGTTCACCTTCAACCCGAGCACCAACACGCTCGGCGCCGAAGACATGATCATCGAGTGGCCGACCGAGCGGCGGCTGTGCTGCCACTCAGCCGGTTCGATGAGCTGGGACAGCAGCAACAACCTGTACGTCGCGGTCGGCGACAACACGAACTCCGGCGGCGACTCGGCCGGCATGGCGCCGATCGACGAGCGCACCAGCCGGGACGCGCAGTACGACGCGCAGCGCACCTCGGGCAACACCAACGACCTGCGTGGGAAGATCAACCGGATCCACCCGGAGGCGAACGGCACGTACACGGTCCCCGCCGGCAACCTCTTCCCGCAGGGCACGGCGAACACCCGCCCCGAGATCTACGTGATGGGCGTGCGCAACCCGTACCGCATCTTCGTCGACCGCAAGGCCGGCAACACCCTCTACTGGGGCGAGGTCGGCCCGGACGCCGGCGCGACGATCGCCAACCGCGGCCCGGCCGCCTACGACGAGTTCAACCGCGCCACCGCGCCGGGCAACTACGGCTGGCCGTACTGCGGCGGGCCGAACGTGGCGTACAACGACTGGGACTTCGCGACCAACGCGCCGCGGGGCTGGTTCCCCTGTGGAGGGTCGACCGGTCCGGTCAACAACTCGCCGCGCAACACCGGCCTGCAGCAGCTGCCGCCGACCAGGCCGGCGCTGGTGTGGGAGCAGCACGGCGGCAGCCGCGAGTGGCCCCAGCTGGACAACCCGGGTGGCTGCGGCTCGCCCAACCACGTCGAGGTGTACCACTACGACCCCAACCTCGTCTCGGACGTGAAGTGGCCGCAGTACTACGACAACAAGTGGCTGATCTCCGAGTACTGCCGCAACTGGGTCAAAGAGGTGCAGTTCAACAACGGCAACCCGGCCACGGGTACGCCGACGGTGATCGAGCCGGTGCTCGCCGGCATGAGCTTCGTGCACCCGATCGACTGGGAGTTCGGGCCCGACGGCTCGCTCTACATGCTGGAGTACGGCAGCGGCTACTTCTCCGGCGCGCCGGACGCGGGGCTGTACAAAATCAACTACATCTCCGGCGGCCGCTCGCCGATCGCGAAGCTGACCGCCAACCCGGACAGCGGCACCACCCCGCTCCAGGTGAGCTTCTCCAGCGCCGGAAGCAGTGACCCGGACGGCAACCCGCTCGCCTACGCGTGGGACTTCACCGACAACGGCAGCGTCGACTCGACGGCGGCCAACCCCACGTTCACGTACCCGTCGGCCGGCTCCTACCTGGCCCGGCTGACCGTGAACGACGGCACCGGGCGCTCCGGCACGGCGACCCTGCCGATCGTCGTCGGCAACACGAGGCCGACCGTCACGATCGGCGGGCTGCCCAACGGCGGCCTCTTCTCGTGGCAGGACAACCTCGCCGTGACCGCGTCCGCGACCGACCCGCAGGACGGCGCGATCGCCTGCGGCAGCGTCGTGGTGCGGGCCGCGCTCGGCCACCAGGAGCACGCGCACGAGGAGGGCGAGGGCACCGGCTGCGGTGCCACGTTCAACACCGGCCCGGTGCACGCCGGACCGGACTCGGTGCTGTTCTTCGTGATCCGGGGCAGCTACACCGACCGGGGCGCGTCCGGCACCGTGCCGCTGACCGGCGAGCGGGAGATCACCCTGTGGCCCAAGCAGTGGCAGGCGGAGCACTACGTCTCACTCAACGGCCCGCAGGTGATCGCGGCCGCCGGCGCCGAGGGCGGCTTCCGGCTCGGCGACATCCAAAATGGAGAGTACGTGCGGCACCACGGCGTGAGCCTCAAGGGCATCACCCAGGTGCGGGCGCGGGTGTCGTCGGGTGACGCGGGCGGCACGATCTCCTTCCGCCTCGACTCGCCGACCGGCACCGAGGTGGCCCGCGTGACCGTCCCGAGCACCGGCGGCTGGGACACGTACCGGGACATCACCGCGAACATCACCAAGCCGGACGACAACACGCACGACCTGTACATCGTCTTCAACGGCCCGGCCGGCGCGGCGTTCCTCGACCTGGACAGCTACACGTTCGTCGGTCCCGGCGTCGGCACGCCCGGCACGCCGACCGGCCCGCGCACCGGCCCGATCCGGGCGCTCGGCAAGTGCGCGGACGTCAACGGCGGGGCGACCGCCGACGGTACCCGGATCCAGATCTGGGACTGCAACGGCGCCGCGCAGCAGAGCTGGACCGTCGGCACCGACGGCACGATCCGCGCGCTCGGCAAGTGCATGGACGTGCAGGCGAGCGGGACGGCCAACGGCACGAAGATCCACCTGTACACCTGCAACGGCACCGGCGCCCAGCAGTGGGCGGCCCAGCCGAACGGCGCGCTCCGCAACCCCCAGTCCGGGCGCTGCCTGGACATCCCCGCGTCGAACGTCACAAACGGAACCCAACTCCAGATCTACGACTGCAACGGCACCGGGGCGCAGACCTGGACGGTGCCCTGACCGGTATTGGACCTGATCCGGTATTGGACCTGACCCGGTATTGGACCCGATCCGGTATTGGACCTGACCCGGTGCGGATGAGCCGTGGGGGTCCGCTCAATGGCACGGCGGACCCCCACGCCCCCGCTTCCCGCAAGGAGCTCTCATGCGCAGACTCGCTCTAGCCGTCGCGGCCGCGGTGGCCGTGGTGTCGGGTGCCGTCGTGATAAGCCCGGCACAGGCCGCGCCCCTCACCCGCGTGCTCGTCTTCTCCAAGACCGCCGGCTTCCGCCACTCCTCCATCCCGCACGGCATCGCCGCGATCCAGCAGTTGGGCGCCGCCAACGGATTCTCCGTGACGGCCACCGAGGACGCGGCTCAGTTCACGACCGCCAGCCTCGCCCAGTACCAGGCCGTCGTCTGGCTCTCCACGACCGGTGACGTGCTCAATGCCAGCCAGCAGACCGCGTTCCAGTCGTACATCGCGGGCGGTGGCGGCTACGCCGGCGTGCACGCGGCCGCGGACACCGAGTACGACTGGGCGTGGTACGGCGACCTCGTCGGCGCGTACTTCGCCTCGCACCCCGCCAACCAGACGGCCACGATCCGGGTCGAGGACCGGGGCAACGCCTCGACCGCCCACCTGCCGCCCACCTGGAGCCGCCTCGACGAGTGGTACAACTACCGCACCAACCCGCGCTCCACGGCGAAGGTGCTCGCCAGCCTGGACGAGTCGACGTACAGCGGCGGCTCGATGGGCGGCGACCACCCGATCACCTGGTGCAAGTCGGTCGGCAGTGGACGGTCCTGGTACACCGGGCTCGGCCACACCGACGAGTCCTACTCGGACCCCAACTTCACCCGCATGCTGCTGGGCGGCATCCAGATCGCCGCCGGCAACCGGCCCGCCGACTGCCGTCCGGAGACCGGGTATACGCCGCTGTTCGACGGCACGCAGGCGAGCCTCAACCAGTGGCGGCAGGCCGGGCCGGGCGGCTTCACGCTGGCTAATGGCACGCTCACCTCGTTCGGCGGGATGGGCCTGCTCTGGTACCCGGTCCGCACGTTCTCGAACTACTCGCTGAAGCTCGACTGGATGATGCCGGGTGACGACAACGGCGGCGTCTTCATCGGCTTCCCCGACCCGCAGGGCGACCCGTGGCGGCCGGTGGACACCGGGCACGAGATCCAGATCGACGCCACCGACGCCGACCCGACGCGGACCACCGGCAGCGTCTACAGCTTCAAGGGTCCGGACGCCGCCGTGCGCGACGCGGCGCTGAACCCGCCCGGCTCGTGGAACGCCTACGAGATCCGGGTGACCGGCCAGCGGGTCGAGATCTGGCTCAACGGTGTGAAGATAAACGACTACACGAGCGGCCGGGCGATCGCCAACGGCCACATCGGCGTGCAGAACGACGGCGACGGCCTCGACATCAACTACCGCAACATCCGGATCAAGGCTGACGGCGGACCGCCGCCCGCCACCGACCTCGCCCGCGGCCGGCCGGTGACGGCGTCCAGTGTGGAGTCCGGCAGCCCGCACGCGGCCG
The window above is part of the Phytohabitans houttuyneae genome. Proteins encoded here:
- a CDS encoding glycosyl hydrolase family 95 catalytic domain-containing protein, which produces MRPIRRSMPFAAAGLLALSLAAVVGPSGPASAAPTDAAFNNGTGALNVNYAGYMSKHDIVYNRPNTNPLHGLTVGNGRTGAMVWQQNGLSMQVSGVDLAQQSTYAAGIVNLFSNPQLDSGYTTYQQRLSLYDGTLTTRYDGNRTVTIMGSPNSEVMGIHVEDTRPGVSSVGLDLSLWDPNTVQNIADVPNLQTWRTVSTFADAAGVGLSRGQADPNNFGYTLAATVEGASYTSQVVNGTRVRLNITPTSSYTIWFTAASRINSPGLNSVTQARNQLAAVKSTGYNTTLNNYRNWWHNFWARSFVQYSNAGGDADYLENAYYLATYMIAAGGHGNYPLHFINGVFRATQDNSKWSNGYWYWNQRDVYNSFLASNHVDLISTFNRLYSRNYNALKAYTQTRYGIDGLWVPETMGWDGNARGTINSDYVNDTMSTGTEAAYNMYLQYRYTNDTAYLRDVAYPYMREAVKFYQRKLSVDGSGRYYMASSNAHETYWDVRNAITDLAAVRLLFPLTIQVSTQLGLDSGLRAGWQNVVNNLAPYQIQNGAYLPHDPPSSPTRNGENVALELVWPYDQTGIGYPDYQTAVNTWNVRPFPYGNVWANDHVHAARLGLGQQAFQGMRTMLQKYQNYPNGMTNNTNGVFEYLGIHLAAMNESLMQSYNDKIRVFPAIPSDSSFNGKFTLLAKDGFLVSSEREASETKYVGLRSLHGKQARVVNPWGTQEIRVRRTSDNAILATTTANEVTFATAANTVYVVERTAKPLTSYSATTLSGSANQGVKSLSGTASTLGIGTPGGGGPGPSTQVSLRSRANNMYVQAGSGGAGPLQASVTAIGLWEQFDMMDLGGGNIALRARVNNQLVSADNAGANPLIANKAAVGSWETFALIRNSDGTVSLRAQVNNMYVCAENAGAAPLIANRTAIGPWEKFDLITS
- a CDS encoding ricin-type beta-trefoil lectin domain protein; the protein is MPFTRRWRALAMAALTALVVVPAQPAAAAPPPTSGFEKVRLDGGLSMGEPIELAVLPDHKVLYINRGTSAGGGQVRLYNPATRTTSVALTLQLDARFEDGLIGITIHPQFATNRWVYIFYSPAVTPLVNRISRFTFNPSTNTLGAEDMIIEWPTERRLCCHSAGSMSWDSSNNLYVAVGDNTNSGGDSAGMAPIDERTSRDAQYDAQRTSGNTNDLRGKINRIHPEANGTYTVPAGNLFPQGTANTRPEIYVMGVRNPYRIFVDRKAGNTLYWGEVGPDAGATIANRGPAAYDEFNRATAPGNYGWPYCGGPNVAYNDWDFATNAPRGWFPCGGSTGPVNNSPRNTGLQQLPPTRPALVWEQHGGSREWPQLDNPGGCGSPNHVEVYHYDPNLVSDVKWPQYYDNKWLISEYCRNWVKEVQFNNGNPATGTPTVIEPVLAGMSFVHPIDWEFGPDGSLYMLEYGSGYFSGAPDAGLYKINYISGGRSPIAKLTANPDSGTTPLQVSFSSAGSSDPDGNPLAYAWDFTDNGSVDSTAANPTFTYPSAGSYLARLTVNDGTGRSGTATLPIVVGNTRPTVTIGGLPNGGLFSWQDNLAVTASATDPQDGAIACGSVVVRAALGHQEHAHEEGEGTGCGATFNTGPVHAGPDSVLFFVIRGSYTDRGASGTVPLTGEREITLWPKQWQAEHYVSLNGPQVIAAAGAEGGFRLGDIQNGEYVRHHGVSLKGITQVRARVSSGDAGGTISFRLDSPTGTEVARVTVPSTGGWDTYRDITANITKPDDNTHDLYIVFNGPAGAAFLDLDSYTFVGPGVGTPGTPTGPRTGPIRALGKCADVNGGATADGTRIQIWDCNGAAQQSWTVGTDGTIRALGKCMDVQASGTANGTKIHLYTCNGTGAQQWAAQPNGALRNPQSGRCLDIPASNVTNGTQLQIYDCNGTGAQTWTVP
- a CDS encoding ThuA domain-containing protein, with product MRRLALAVAAAVAVVSGAVVISPAQAAPLTRVLVFSKTAGFRHSSIPHGIAAIQQLGAANGFSVTATEDAAQFTTASLAQYQAVVWLSTTGDVLNASQQTAFQSYIAGGGGYAGVHAAADTEYDWAWYGDLVGAYFASHPANQTATIRVEDRGNASTAHLPPTWSRLDEWYNYRTNPRSTAKVLASLDESTYSGGSMGGDHPITWCKSVGSGRSWYTGLGHTDESYSDPNFTRMLLGGIQIAAGNRPADCRPETGYTPLFDGTQASLNQWRQAGPGGFTLANGTLTSFGGMGLLWYPVRTFSNYSLKLDWMMPGDDNGGVFIGFPDPQGDPWRPVDTGHEIQIDATDADPTRTTGSVYSFKGPDAAVRDAALNPPGSWNAYEIRVTGQRVEIWLNGVKINDYTSGRAIANGHIGVQNDGDGLDINYRNIRIKADGGPPPATDLARGRPVTASSVESGSPHAAANAVDGNTATRWGSAYTDPQWISVDLGATYALTRVRLSWEAAYARAYQIQTSPDGSAWTTVHSTTTGDGGVDDVAVTGSGRYLRVLGTQRALTSYGYSLWELDIYGT